AACTTCCTTCAAAAGCTGGATTTCATAAGCTGAAATAATCAGACTCATATCGCAACGTAAAATAGCAGCTATTTCCCTCTTTGCTTCATCCGATTTCAACAAAGCTTCTGTTGAAAATTGTTTTCCTTTTTTTAATTGTTGATGACGTGTTTTACGTAAAAAATGTAAATCTTCTGTATCTAAAACCCGTAAAGCTTTCGGGCAATGTTCTGCAACACGCCAACCGAATTGTTCTTCCATCATAAAACGATCGAACAATACAACATCAGGTTGCAGTTCTTTAACAAAATCATCAAAAGAACTTGAATTCAATTCAATCGATTGCTCTTGAACTCCTAACTCTATTAAACTTAAAGAGTTTTCAGTTTTTTGAGCAGAAGTTGCAAAAGTGATCGTATAGTTTTGGTTTTTAAAAACATTGAGCAACTGTAACATTCGGTTGCCAGCGCCGGTAGTTTTTTCTATCCAAACATACCCAATTATTAAAAGTTGTTGCATTAATTTAGTTCGCTAACTGCATTTTGTAATCACTTTGTACACTTTTAGCCCAGTTAATTACTTGCTCTACTTCTTCTTTAGTTAAACGAGCATCCGCATGTGTCCAAGTATACGAATCTAACGGCATTTTCCCTTTTTCTACTTCCTCCCAAACTTCTTCCATTTTATGTTCTTTTCGTTTTAGAGAGTAGGTAGCCCATTCAGAAAAATTCAATTCTTCTTTTCCATGGTTTACATGGTCAGCCAACCAATAGTTTACTGGCGTAATACTACTATACCAAGGGTAACGAGTTGAATTACTATGACAATCAAAACATGCTGTTTTTAGTATTTTATGTACTTGATCATTTGGTTTAGTCTCTTTTATAAAAGCTTCAACTGTAGCTATTTCTCCTTGATTTTTTTCTGGTTGAAAAAACTGTGCAACTACTAATAGTATTAGTAATAATCCTATAATTTTTTTGAAAATTTTCATACAACGAATTTAAGTTTTAAAGATATGAAAACTAATTTTATCGACAAATAATTGTACTTTTGTACCTCATTATTTATGAAAAAATAAAACACAACTCATGAAATACGATTTAATCGTTATTGGTTCTGGTCCAGGAGGGTACATTGCTGCTATCAGAGCCGCTCAATTAGGTTCTAAAGTTGCTATCATTGAAAAATACTCAACTTTAGGTGGAACTTGTTTAAATGTTGGATGTATTCCTTCAAAAGCTTTATTAGATTCTTCGCACCATTACTATGATGCAGTAAATCATTTCGAAGAGCATGGTATCTCTGTAGAGAAGCCTTCTTTTGACTTCGGAAAAATGGTAGCTCGTAAAGCAAATGTAGTAGAAACTACTACAGGAGGTATCAAATATTTAATGGATAAAAATAATATTGAAGTTTACGAAGGTTTAGGATCTTTTGAAGATGCTACACACGTAAAAATCACTAAAAATGATGGTGCTGAAGAAGTAATTGAAGGTACCAACATTATTATAGCTACTGGTTCTAAGCCATCTTCTTTACCTTTTATTACTATAGATAAAGAGCGTGTAATAACTTCTACTGAAGCCTTAAAACTTCCTGAAGTTCCTAAGCACTTATTAGTAATTGGTGGTGGTGTTATTGGTTTAGAGTTAGGGTCAGTTTACAAGCGTTTAGGTGCTGAGGTAACTGTTATCGAATTTATGCCTGCAATTACTCCTACTATGGATAAAGATGTTTCTAAAGAACTTACTAAAGTTTTAAAGAAACAAGGTATGAAAATTAATACTAGTCACGGTGTGACTTCTGTTGAAAGAAATGGTGATGAAGTGGTGGTGAAAGCCACTAATAAAAAAGGTGAAGAGGTTACTTTCACTGGTGATTACTGTTTAGTTTCTGTAGGTCGTCGTCCGTATACTGAAGGACTAGCTTTAGAAAAAGCGGGCGTTAAAGTTACGGAAAGAGGAATGGTTGAAGTAAATGATCATTTACAAACTAACGTTTCTAACATTTATGCAATTGGTGATGTAGTTCGTGGAGCTATGTTAGCACATAAAGCAGAAGAAGAAGGTGTTGTGGTTGCTGAATATTTAGCTGGACAAAAACCTCATATTGACTATAACTTAATTCCTGGAATTGTTTACACATGGCCAGAAGTAGCGGCTGTTGGTAAAACTGAACAAGAATTAAAAGATGCTGGTGTTGATTATAAGTCTGGAAAATTCTCTATGCGTGCATTAGGACGTTCTCGTGCAAGTGGAGATTTAGACGGATTTGTAAAAGTGTTGGCTGATAAAAATACCGATGAAGTATTAGGAGTTCATATGGTAGGTGCTCGTGTAGCTGACTTAATTATGGAAGCTGCCGTAGCAATGGAATACAGAGCTTCTGCGGAAGATTTAGCTCGTATTTGTCATGGACACCCAACCTACTCTGAAGCTGTAAAAGAAGCAGCGAAAGCAGCTTGGGATGGTAAACCATTAAACGCTTAATAAAAAGCCTTAAAATATACTTTAAAAAGCAATCTCGTTTGAGGTTGCTTTTTTATTTTATAGTTTTACATTTCAGTAAACAATTTTTTTATGTATGACTTAAATAAACTTTCAAATGATTTTACAAAAACTCTTAATAAAAATATAAAACACCTTTATATTGGTAATGATATTTTAATTTATCAAAAATATTATGACTTTAAAATTTCACATTTATCTCCTGCGTATCATTTTAATAGATTAAAAACAGTAATAGAAGATTATTTTTCAAAAGACTTACCATACATGTTGTCAAAAGGGGTTATTGACGAACATGATATTAGTTATTCTACATTGAAAATTCAATTAGAATTAAACGCCTTCTTAGTCGCTATTAAAACTGCTCTTGATAGATTAGTATATTTTGTGTCAAAAATTAATAAAAGTGTAAGTTCTTCTACGACTTTTGGTAGAATTACAACAGAGGGAAAAACTAAAGGCATGATGTCTGAAGTTAAATTTAGAAAAGACAGTGATAAGTTGATGAAGTTAATATTTGATAATTATAATGACTGGATTTCAAAAGCAGTAAAACCTAGAGATACTGTAGTTCATTATGAAAATTTATCAATCAATTTTAAAATTATTAATAATGAGTTTTCTCCAGTGTTTAATAAAGCAGAAAAAAATATAAGAAACTTTGAGTTAAATGACTTAAAGTCTTTTGTTGATAAATGGCTTGTTTTTTCAATTGAATTCATGAATCTTTTTAGCGAGAAACTATCAAATCAAACAGCTGAAAATTATAAATAATTTTTTGCACAAAAAATCCCGAACTACTTAGTTCGGGATTTTTTTATTTGTATGACTTTATTTCTTATTGAATTCCGTAGAAAGAACTCATGTTATCTTCTATTTCAGACGCTTTTTTAACCGCCTCGTACATTTGGAACGTTTTATTCTTTCTTTCATTAGCTATACGCTTTCTGTACGTATCGTAGTTAGGTAATGCTGTTGGCAATTCTTTCTTTTCAATAACAAAAGCAAATACTCCTTTATCTCCTACTACATTTTTAACTACTTCGTTTTCTTTTGCATTAATCATTGCTCCTACTACCTTTGGTTCGAAACCTACACCTGAAATAGTTGGTGATTGTAAGTTTACATCGGTAGCAGTTCTAACTGTTTGACTTACTGATTTAGCGATTTCATCTAATGTTGAACCACTAATTTTATCTTCAATCATTTTTGCTTTGCGCTCATTTGTTAAAATAGGACGCACACTTGCTGTTGCTTTATCAACTGACATTAATCCTTTCTCAGTTTTAGTAGTTAATACAGCTACTACATATCCACCTTCAACATCAAAACGTTTAAAGTCTCCTTCATTTACTTCTTTTTCAAATGCCCAAGTAATGATTTGTCTTTCACGACCTACACCTGGTACGTTTTCATCTAAAGACTTTAACCCTACCGCTGGTAAAGAACTTAAGTTCTTTTCTTTTACTATTTCTTCAAAAGCTTTTCCATTGGCTAATTCCAAAGCAAATGTTTCTGCATTTTGGAATACTGCATTTTCTGTTTCTTCTGAAGCTTCAATCTTACGTCCAAAAGTAGCTAATTTAACTACTGGCTGGAAGTTCTTTTGCCCGTCAATTTTAATTACATGGAATCCGAATTGAGATTTTACAACTCCCATATCACCTTCTTTACCTTCAAAAACAAAGTCTCTAAATGATGGTACCATTCTGTTATAAGCAAACCAATCATAGAATCCTCCTTTTTCAGCAGAACCTTTATCTGATGACATTTCTTTTGCTAAATCTGCAAACTTAGATTTATCAGCTTTAACAACAGCTAATAAACTATCTGCTGTTTTCTTAGCCTCTTCTTCTGTTTGAACAACCGTTGCATCAGCACTAGCAGAACCAACAAAAGGAATTAAAATGTGACTTGCTTGTGCTGAGTCTGGTAATTGTTTTACCTCAGTAATTTTAGATAACTTAAAGAATCCTGCATCTTTGTATGGCCCGAAAACATCTCCTTCTTTACCGTTGAAAACTTCTTCAGCAATTACTTGAGGAACTTGTACTTTAAACTTATAATTATTATCTAATCTTAAATCAGATTCGTTTTCTTCTAAAAACTCACTATAATTTGTAGTGTTTTTTAATCCTTTAACTGGAGTATTGTTTACTTCAGAATCTTCAATTAATT
The nucleotide sequence above comes from Tenacibaculum singaporense. Encoded proteins:
- a CDS encoding heme-binding domain-containing protein — encoded protein: MKIFKKIIGLLLILLVVAQFFQPEKNQGEIATVEAFIKETKPNDQVHKILKTACFDCHSNSTRYPWYSSITPVNYWLADHVNHGKEELNFSEWATYSLKRKEHKMEEVWEEVEKGKMPLDSYTWTHADARLTKEEVEQVINWAKSVQSDYKMQLAN
- the lpdA gene encoding dihydrolipoyl dehydrogenase produces the protein MKYDLIVIGSGPGGYIAAIRAAQLGSKVAIIEKYSTLGGTCLNVGCIPSKALLDSSHHYYDAVNHFEEHGISVEKPSFDFGKMVARKANVVETTTGGIKYLMDKNNIEVYEGLGSFEDATHVKITKNDGAEEVIEGTNIIIATGSKPSSLPFITIDKERVITSTEALKLPEVPKHLLVIGGGVIGLELGSVYKRLGAEVTVIEFMPAITPTMDKDVSKELTKVLKKQGMKINTSHGVTSVERNGDEVVVKATNKKGEEVTFTGDYCLVSVGRRPYTEGLALEKAGVKVTERGMVEVNDHLQTNVSNIYAIGDVVRGAMLAHKAEEEGVVVAEYLAGQKPHIDYNLIPGIVYTWPEVAAVGKTEQELKDAGVDYKSGKFSMRALGRSRASGDLDGFVKVLADKNTDEVLGVHMVGARVADLIMEAAVAMEYRASAEDLARICHGHPTYSEAVKEAAKAAWDGKPLNA
- a CDS encoding peptidylprolyl isomerase, giving the protein MAILSKIRERSMFLILVIGLALFAFVLDPSTISDFFSASKVNEIGEVNGEAISRQEFAEALEAYKAQTGNSMSEMQAAKAVWNNLIRQKIYKKQLEEAGITVGDADILNALYETPVIQNDARFQTSGIFDKNKLKEHLATIKEENGQEWGAWQNYMASIKSNIEKTTYDNLVAAGLGASLKEGESKYLTENTKVSGKYVYVPYTTIADSLVTLKKSDVQNYINEHQDAFQVEASRDINFVKFNIEPTEADEEAIKANVAKLIEDSEVNNTPVKGLKNTTNYSEFLEENESDLRLDNNYKFKVQVPQVIAEEVFNGKEGDVFGPYKDAGFFKLSKITEVKQLPDSAQASHILIPFVGSASADATVVQTEEEAKKTADSLLAVVKADKSKFADLAKEMSSDKGSAEKGGFYDWFAYNRMVPSFRDFVFEGKEGDMGVVKSQFGFHVIKIDGQKNFQPVVKLATFGRKIEASEETENAVFQNAETFALELANGKAFEEIVKEKNLSSLPAVGLKSLDENVPGVGRERQIITWAFEKEVNEGDFKRFDVEGGYVVAVLTTKTEKGLMSVDKATASVRPILTNERKAKMIEDKISGSTLDEIAKSVSQTVRTATDVNLQSPTISGVGFEPKVVGAMINAKENEVVKNVVGDKGVFAFVIEKKELPTALPNYDTYRKRIANERKNKTFQMYEAVKKASEIEDNMSSFYGIQ